A portion of the Chryseobacterium tructae genome contains these proteins:
- the mtaB gene encoding tRNA (N(6)-L-threonylcarbamoyladenosine(37)-C(2))-methylthiotransferase MtaB, which produces MSTFQRTAAYHTLGCKLNFAETSTIARQLTDAGYDKVSFDEKANVYVINTCSVTENADRECKLHVKRAMKSNPDGLVVIVGCYAQLKPEEISQIEGVDLVLGAKEKFNILSYLDDLEKSDNEGIVHSCEIEETDFFIGSYSIGDRTRAFLKVQDGCDYKCTYCTIPLARGISRSDTIENVLRNATEIAGKDIKEIVLTGVNIGDYGKGEFGNKRHEHTFLDLISELDKVEGIERIRISSIEPNLLKDESIELVSKSRSFVPHFHIPLQSGSDDLLKKMKRRYLTKLYNDRVNKIREVMPDAAIGVDVIVGFPGETEDLFMETYNFLNELPITYLHVFTYSERENTEAAAMEGIVPVAERKKRNKMLRILSEKKKMAFYQTQLGKTLPVLWEHENKDGKMFGFTENYVRVQKDFDPASVNQIEFLNLEKILSDGTVSVQSSYQNFLAKA; this is translated from the coding sequence ATGTCTACTTTTCAAAGAACTGCCGCGTATCATACACTTGGCTGCAAATTAAATTTTGCAGAAACATCTACTATTGCCCGTCAATTAACAGATGCAGGTTATGATAAGGTGAGCTTTGATGAAAAGGCCAACGTATATGTAATCAACACCTGTTCAGTTACTGAAAATGCTGACCGTGAATGTAAACTTCACGTCAAGAGAGCAATGAAATCTAATCCTGATGGATTGGTCGTAATTGTTGGTTGTTATGCACAATTGAAGCCTGAAGAAATTTCTCAGATTGAAGGAGTAGATCTTGTTTTAGGAGCTAAAGAAAAATTTAATATTCTAAGCTACCTCGATGATTTAGAAAAATCAGATAACGAAGGGATCGTTCATTCATGTGAGATTGAAGAAACCGATTTCTTTATCGGGAGTTATTCAATTGGAGACAGAACAAGAGCATTCCTGAAAGTTCAGGACGGATGTGATTACAAATGTACTTACTGTACTATTCCATTGGCAAGAGGAATCTCTCGTTCGGACACCATCGAAAATGTTCTTAGAAATGCTACAGAAATTGCAGGAAAAGACATTAAAGAAATTGTTCTTACCGGAGTAAACATTGGTGATTACGGTAAGGGTGAATTTGGAAACAAAAGACACGAGCATACTTTCCTGGATCTTATTTCAGAACTGGATAAAGTAGAAGGAATTGAAAGAATTCGTATTTCTTCCATTGAACCTAATCTTTTAAAGGACGAAAGTATAGAACTGGTTTCTAAAAGCAGAAGCTTTGTTCCGCATTTCCATATTCCGTTACAATCAGGAAGCGATGATTTATTGAAAAAAATGAAACGTCGTTACCTTACTAAGCTCTATAATGACAGAGTGAATAAAATCCGTGAGGTAATGCCTGACGCAGCTATTGGTGTGGATGTCATTGTAGGATTTCCCGGAGAAACAGAGGACTTATTTATGGAAACGTATAACTTCCTTAATGAACTTCCAATTACTTATCTTCATGTATTTACTTATTCTGAAAGAGAAAATACTGAAGCTGCTGCAATGGAAGGAATCGTTCCTGTAGCGGAAAGAAAAAAACGTAATAAAATGCTTAGAATTCTTTCTGAAAAGAAGAAAATGGCATTTTATCAGACTCAACTTGGAAAAACGCTTCCTGTACTTTGGGAACACGAAAATAAAGATGGGAAAATGTTTGGCTTCACAGAAAACTATGTGAGAGTCCAAAAAGACTTTGATCCTGCATCCGTAAATCAAATCGAATTTCTAAATTTAGAAAAAATCCTGTCAGATGGCACGGTCTCAGTGCAATCTTCCTACCAAAATTTTTTAGCAAAAGCATAG
- a CDS encoding DUF1572 family protein: MKDLFVKRFEYYKSLGDKSFEQLSDEQIFWKYNEESNSIAVIVHHLAGNMLSRWTNFLTEDGEKSWRHRDEEFVNTFKTKDEVLAFWEKGWKCFFEALNQVNEGNLYSTIYIRGEEHTIMDAIFRQLAHYPYHIGQIVYIAKMIKNQNWNTLSIARNKSQEFNAEMKSKFSEEERKDNSSPVCFQNSPEVRDEYKQ, encoded by the coding sequence ATGAAAGACCTTTTCGTAAAACGCTTTGAATATTATAAATCCCTGGGTGATAAATCATTTGAACAGTTATCTGATGAACAGATTTTTTGGAAATATAATGAAGAAAGTAACTCCATTGCGGTTATTGTACATCATCTTGCAGGAAATATGTTATCAAGATGGACTAATTTCCTTACTGAAGATGGTGAAAAATCCTGGCGCCACCGTGATGAAGAATTTGTAAATACTTTTAAGACCAAAGATGAAGTTCTTGCATTTTGGGAAAAAGGCTGGAAATGCTTTTTTGAAGCGTTAAATCAGGTGAATGAAGGAAACCTTTATTCTACAATCTATATCAGAGGAGAAGAACATACTATAATGGATGCTATTTTCAGACAACTGGCTCATTACCCATACCATATCGGGCAGATAGTTTATATCGCTAAAATGATTAAAAATCAAAATTGGAACACGCTTTCTATTGCCAGAAACAAATCCCAGGAGTTTAATGCTGAAATGAAAAGCAAATTTTCAGAGGAAGAACGGAAGGATAATTCGTCACCTGTCTGTTTTCAAAACAGCCCTGAAGTAAGAGACGAATATAAACAATAG
- a CDS encoding T9SS type B sorting domain-containing protein translates to MTYIAPNGVVYVRVTNARGCYAVVKVTLIVTPPKYSDVLKDKIICVESKTTLDAGPGFKSYLWSTGATTQTVNVGVGEYWVKLKTGDCFTKQTVKVIPAEQPVISDIEVTNTTVTVSVIGGNPSYQYSLDKMVWQDSNTFTNLSRGVYKIFVKDTYNCDPIIVEIVVPNLVNVITPNADGVNDVIDYSALAGKQNLVINVFDRYGTKIHQADKVNGYKWDGTVAGRKIPTGTYWYSVLWNENDKRNTPVKFTGWVLVKNRE, encoded by the coding sequence ATGACTTATATTGCCCCTAATGGAGTAGTATATGTAAGAGTTACAAATGCCAGAGGGTGTTATGCTGTGGTTAAAGTGACTTTAATAGTGACCCCTCCGAAGTATTCTGACGTGCTTAAAGATAAAATCATTTGTGTAGAAAGTAAAACTACTCTGGATGCCGGGCCGGGATTCAAAAGTTATCTGTGGAGTACAGGAGCTACTACCCAAACTGTTAATGTTGGAGTCGGGGAATATTGGGTGAAGCTTAAAACCGGAGACTGTTTTACGAAACAAACCGTAAAAGTAATACCAGCCGAACAGCCTGTTATTTCTGATATTGAAGTTACCAATACTACGGTGACGGTATCTGTCATAGGAGGTAATCCTTCTTATCAATACTCATTGGATAAAATGGTATGGCAAGATTCTAATACCTTTACCAATCTTTCAAGAGGAGTGTATAAGATATTTGTAAAAGATACTTATAATTGTGATCCTATAATCGTTGAAATTGTGGTTCCCAATCTGGTAAATGTAATCACTCCAAATGCAGATGGTGTAAATGATGTAATTGATTATTCAGCATTAGCCGGTAAGCAAAATCTCGTTATTAATGTTTTTGATAGATATGGAACTAAAATCCATCAAGCTGATAAAGTTAATGGGTATAAGTGGGATGGGACAGTAGCAGGAAGAAAAATACCTACCGGAACCTACTGGTATTCCGTATTATGGAATGAGAATGATAAAAGAAATACCCCTGTTAAATTTACAGGATGGGTATTGGTTAAAAACCGGGAATAG
- the glgP gene encoding alpha-glucan family phosphorylase — protein sequence MDFRNFKIPYSINPQYSKKTAYFSMEFALEQVLKIYSGGLGFLAGSHMRSAYNLKQDLIGIGILWKFGYYDQARNHDQTLQPVWTRKMYSFLEDTGIKFQIEIHSAPVWVKVWYLDPEIFNTAPMFFLSTDVPENDHVSKTICHKLYDANESTKLAQYILLGKGGAKLLDEMNTERDVYHLNEAHGLPAAFYLLRKYNGDLNKVKEKLVFTTHTPEEAGNEKHNFRLCYDMSYFSGYSMEEVKAIEGTDDERFNHSLCALRMARIANGVSQLHGVVSRTMWNKYQGICEITSITNAQDFKYWADKPLYNAKDENDETVFDYRKKHLKKELFSIVADQTGNLFNPNIFTIVWARRFAGYKRAELLLHDKDRFYRLLNNPKYPVQIIWAGKPYPMDYSAISTFNTLVEESKNHKNMAVLTGYELSLSKSLKQGSDLWLNNPRVPREASGTSGMTAAMNGSVNLSTDDGWIPEFAKHGENSFVVPKADYLNMSIYEQDNYDLNKLYEILENEILPMYYDQPDQWRKIQHNAMNDVKDQFNSDRMADEYYRILYNQINN from the coding sequence ATGGATTTTAGGAATTTTAAAATACCCTACAGCATCAATCCCCAATATTCAAAAAAAACAGCCTATTTCTCAATGGAATTTGCCCTTGAGCAGGTGTTAAAAATATACTCCGGCGGACTTGGCTTTTTAGCGGGATCTCATATGAGAAGTGCTTACAATCTAAAGCAAGATCTTATCGGAATTGGTATCCTTTGGAAATTCGGATATTATGATCAGGCCAGAAACCATGATCAAACCTTACAGCCGGTATGGACAAGAAAGATGTACAGCTTCCTTGAAGATACAGGAATCAAGTTTCAAATTGAAATTCACAGTGCTCCTGTTTGGGTAAAGGTATGGTACCTTGATCCCGAAATTTTCAATACGGCACCTATGTTTTTTCTTTCTACAGATGTTCCTGAAAACGATCATGTTTCAAAAACAATCTGCCACAAGCTGTATGATGCCAATGAATCTACTAAACTGGCTCAATATATATTACTTGGAAAGGGAGGTGCTAAATTATTAGATGAAATGAACACCGAAAGAGATGTTTACCATTTAAATGAAGCTCACGGACTTCCGGCTGCATTTTATTTATTAAGAAAATACAACGGTGATCTTAATAAAGTTAAAGAAAAGCTGGTTTTTACCACGCATACTCCGGAAGAAGCAGGAAATGAAAAACATAATTTCAGACTGTGCTATGATATGTCTTATTTTTCTGGCTATAGCATGGAAGAGGTAAAGGCTATTGAAGGAACAGATGATGAGCGTTTCAACCATTCTCTTTGTGCTCTGAGAATGGCAAGAATCGCCAATGGTGTTTCTCAGCTTCATGGAGTAGTTTCGCGTACTATGTGGAATAAATATCAGGGAATTTGTGAAATCACCTCTATTACCAATGCTCAAGATTTTAAATATTGGGCAGACAAACCACTTTACAATGCCAAAGACGAAAATGATGAAACTGTTTTCGATTATCGTAAAAAGCATCTAAAGAAAGAACTATTCAGTATAGTAGCAGACCAGACCGGAAATCTTTTCAATCCTAATATTTTCACCATTGTATGGGCGAGAAGATTTGCGGGTTATAAACGTGCAGAGTTACTTTTACATGATAAGGACAGGTTCTACAGACTTCTGAACAATCCAAAATACCCGGTACAGATTATCTGGGCAGGAAAACCTTATCCCATGGATTATTCAGCAATTTCAACGTTTAACACATTGGTTGAAGAGAGCAAAAATCATAAAAATATGGCTGTTCTTACGGGATACGAGCTTTCTCTAAGTAAGTCATTAAAGCAAGGTTCTGATCTTTGGTTAAACAATCCAAGAGTTCCAAGGGAAGCTTCTGGAACTTCAGGAATGACGGCTGCTATGAATGGCTCTGTCAACTTATCCACAGACGACGGCTGGATCCCGGAATTTGCCAAACATGGAGAAAATTCTTTCGTAGTTCCAAAAGCAGATTACCTGAATATGAGCATCTACGAACAGGACAATTATGATTTAAACAAATTATATGAGATCCTTGAAAATGAAATCCTTCCTATGTATTATGATCAGCCGGATCAATGGAGAAAAATCCAACACAATGCAATGAACGATGTAAAAGATCAGTTCAATAGTGATAGAATGGCCGATGAATATTACAGAATATTGTATAATCAGATCAATAATTAA
- a CDS encoding DUF6496 domain-containing protein — MSKTKYSDKAQDKVGKVMHEFKEGKLKSSSGKKVTSRKQAVAIGISEAREKGLKVPPKKKSK; from the coding sequence ATGAGCAAGACTAAATATTCAGATAAGGCTCAAGACAAAGTAGGAAAAGTAATGCACGAATTCAAGGAAGGAAAACTGAAATCTTCTTCCGGAAAGAAAGTGACAAGCAGAAAGCAGGCGGTGGCCATCGGTATTTCTGAAGCAAGAGAAAAAGGTCTGAAAGTACCTCCCAAAAAGAAAAGTAAATAA
- a CDS encoding S9 family peptidase — protein sequence MKKLLLTLTIAAAFHHVSAQEITLDKIYSGYYRGKGIAGITSMKNGENYLVIEPSGIAKYSYKTSQKEGNLVDGSFESYIFSDDESKILLQVGSQPIYRHSFLGKFDVKDLKSGKVISLNEGKPVQEPSFSPDATKVAFIVDNNLFYQDLTSGKITQITTDGKKNAILNGLADWVYEEEFGHAKQYEWTKNSDAIVFVKSDESQVPEIYIPIYGKSLYPTEMRYKYPKAGEKNSIVSAQLYRVDTGKVMPLSLGSFKNYYIPNVFQTAKPDEVVLITSERIQNASDILKVNTKTGAVQKLFTETDAQWIENDSPTIEFLDDDSFLWASERDGNRHLYWYDKDGKLKKQVTKGNWEVTDYYGFNPKSKEIYIQTTEKGSINKVVSKVNIENGKSQLISNAEGNNSANFSKNYNYFIETSSTAAKPHTYVLKDGNGKSVKELQNNNDQLQKLKADHFVEKEFITIPNAVGDQMNAWVMKPKNFDPNKKYPLFMFQYSGPGSQQVANSWDNGNTMWFNHLVQKGYIVACVDGRGTGYKGTKYKKVTYMNLGKYEIEDQITAAKWFGNQSYVDKSRIGMFGWSFGGYMTSLAMTKGADVFKMGIAVAPVTNWRYYDSVYTERFMRTPQENPDGYDKNSPTEYAKLLKGKFLLIHGTADDNVHFQNSMELSEALIQNKKQFDFMAYPDKNHGIYGGQTRPQLYQKMTDFILNNL from the coding sequence ATGAAAAAACTACTCTTAACTCTTACTATAGCAGCAGCATTTCATCATGTGTCTGCACAGGAAATTACCTTAGATAAAATATATTCAGGATACTACCGTGGTAAAGGTATTGCAGGGATTACTTCCATGAAAAACGGAGAAAATTATTTGGTAATTGAACCGTCAGGAATTGCAAAATATTCTTACAAAACATCTCAAAAAGAAGGAAATCTTGTAGATGGAAGCTTTGAAAGCTATATATTTTCTGATGATGAATCAAAAATTCTTTTACAGGTTGGAAGCCAGCCCATTTACAGACATTCTTTCCTTGGGAAATTTGATGTTAAAGATTTAAAATCAGGAAAAGTAATCAGTTTAAATGAAGGAAAGCCAGTTCAGGAACCTAGTTTCTCACCGGATGCTACCAAAGTAGCTTTCATTGTTGATAACAATTTATTTTATCAGGATCTAACTTCCGGAAAGATTACACAAATTACTACTGATGGTAAGAAAAATGCTATTCTTAATGGGTTAGCAGACTGGGTATATGAAGAAGAATTCGGACATGCAAAGCAATATGAATGGACGAAAAACTCTGATGCTATTGTATTTGTAAAATCTGACGAAAGCCAGGTTCCGGAAATTTACATTCCTATTTATGGAAAGAGCCTTTATCCTACTGAGATGCGTTACAAATATCCTAAAGCAGGAGAAAAAAACTCTATCGTTTCTGCCCAGTTATATCGTGTTGATACAGGAAAAGTAATGCCATTAAGCTTAGGTTCTTTCAAAAATTATTATATTCCTAATGTTTTTCAGACGGCAAAACCGGACGAAGTAGTGCTGATCACATCCGAAAGAATTCAAAATGCTTCAGATATATTAAAAGTAAATACTAAAACAGGAGCAGTACAAAAATTATTCACAGAAACCGATGCTCAATGGATTGAAAACGATAGTCCAACCATTGAATTTCTTGATGATGATTCTTTCCTTTGGGCCTCAGAAAGAGATGGAAACCGTCACTTATATTGGTATGATAAAGATGGGAAACTTAAAAAACAAGTTACAAAAGGAAATTGGGAAGTAACAGATTATTATGGTTTCAACCCAAAGTCTAAAGAAATCTATATACAGACTACTGAAAAAGGAAGCATCAATAAAGTAGTTTCTAAAGTAAATATTGAAAACGGTAAGTCTCAGCTGATCTCTAATGCAGAAGGAAATAACTCTGCAAATTTCAGCAAAAATTACAATTATTTCATCGAAACATCTTCTACGGCAGCCAAACCTCATACTTATGTTTTAAAAGATGGGAATGGTAAATCAGTAAAAGAACTTCAAAACAATAACGATCAGCTTCAGAAATTGAAAGCAGATCATTTTGTTGAAAAAGAATTCATCACCATTCCTAATGCGGTAGGTGATCAAATGAATGCATGGGTAATGAAGCCTAAAAACTTTGATCCTAATAAAAAATATCCGTTGTTCATGTTCCAATATTCTGGACCAGGTTCTCAACAGGTAGCAAATTCCTGGGACAATGGAAATACAATGTGGTTCAATCACCTTGTACAAAAAGGATATATCGTTGCCTGCGTAGATGGACGTGGAACAGGTTATAAAGGAACAAAATATAAGAAAGTAACTTATATGAACCTTGGAAAATATGAGATCGAAGACCAGATTACCGCTGCAAAATGGTTTGGAAATCAATCCTATGTTGATAAGAGCAGAATCGGAATGTTTGGATGGAGCTTTGGTGGTTATATGACCAGTTTAGCAATGACAAAAGGAGCTGATGTTTTCAAAATGGGAATTGCAGTAGCACCGGTAACCAACTGGCGATATTATGATTCTGTATATACGGAAAGATTCATGAGAACGCCTCAGGAAAATCCTGACGGATATGACAAGAACTCGCCTACTGAATATGCCAAATTATTGAAAGGAAAATTTCTTTTAATCCACGGAACTGCTGATGATAATGTACATTTCCAAAACTCTATGGAATTATCTGAAGCTTTGATTCAAAACAAAAAACAGTTTGATTTCATGGCATACCCGGATAAAAACCACGGAATTTATGGAGGCCAGACAAGACCGCAACTGTATCAGAAAATGACAGATTTCATCCTGAACAATTTATAG
- a CDS encoding peptide MFS transporter: MKTKHPKGLPYLFFTEMWERFGYYLILGIFVLYVIEPTGMKGGLGLPDKTADDIFGTYIALTYLTPFIGGFLADRVLGYIKSIYLGGFLMAAGYIGMGVFKDLPLFYSSLALIIIGNGFFKPTISTLLGNLYSEEPYKANKDSGYNIFYMGINIGAFICNIIAAFMRNKFGWGEAFITAGVGMLIGMVIFTIGRKHYIHAAQMKPVQEGDTKLSEIMLKVFVPAIAFGAIGWFIPNNIFGSDSTDAFIFACVPVIYFYASLYFKAKPDEKASIGALLSVFLISMFFWAVFKQNGTALTRWANYYTDRSVPASLEKPLEGIYMVEGKSYENKEVPVYDNQFRSQKDDNGDTKKETGKDVYFKNISAEQRAALEKNPESKVYLYNTELFQSINPFWVIALTPVVVGFWALLRRKGKEPLTPTKIVLGLFISGLSCLVMVLAVMAGDNGSVKVSPLWLVASYGVITIGELCLSPMGLSFVSKLSPARITALMMGGFFLANSVGNKLSGILASTWYSYENKTNYFLVNFALLIFATLLGLSMLKRLNKIMKEKGH, from the coding sequence ATGAAGACTAAACATCCTAAAGGGCTGCCTTACCTTTTCTTTACAGAAATGTGGGAGCGTTTCGGGTACTACCTGATTCTTGGAATCTTTGTTCTGTATGTTATTGAACCTACCGGTATGAAAGGAGGTTTGGGACTACCTGACAAAACTGCTGATGACATTTTCGGAACTTATATTGCATTAACTTATCTCACTCCATTTATTGGAGGATTCTTAGCTGATAGAGTTTTAGGATACATCAAGTCTATTTATCTTGGAGGTTTCTTAATGGCTGCCGGATATATCGGAATGGGTGTTTTCAAGGATTTACCTTTATTTTACTCATCCCTTGCATTAATTATCATTGGAAATGGTTTCTTTAAGCCTACTATTTCTACCCTTTTAGGAAACCTTTATTCTGAGGAACCTTACAAAGCCAACAAAGATTCAGGGTACAATATTTTCTACATGGGAATCAATATCGGGGCATTTATCTGTAACATTATTGCGGCATTTATGCGAAACAAATTCGGTTGGGGTGAAGCCTTCATCACTGCCGGAGTTGGGATGTTGATTGGTATGGTTATTTTTACCATCGGAAGAAAACATTACATCCATGCTGCTCAAATGAAGCCTGTACAGGAGGGTGATACAAAACTTTCTGAGATCATGCTTAAAGTATTTGTTCCTGCTATTGCTTTCGGAGCTATCGGATGGTTTATTCCCAATAATATTTTTGGAAGTGACAGTACAGATGCCTTTATTTTTGCCTGTGTTCCTGTTATTTATTTCTATGCTTCTCTTTACTTTAAAGCTAAGCCTGATGAAAAGGCGTCAATTGGTGCATTACTTTCTGTATTTCTGATCAGTATGTTCTTCTGGGCCGTTTTCAAACAGAATGGTACTGCTTTAACAAGATGGGCTAATTATTATACAGACAGAAGTGTTCCTGCTTCTTTAGAGAAACCTTTGGAAGGAATCTATATGGTTGAAGGAAAAAGCTACGAAAACAAAGAGGTTCCTGTGTATGACAACCAGTTCCGTTCTCAAAAAGACGACAATGGAGATACTAAAAAAGAAACAGGAAAAGATGTTTATTTTAAAAATATCTCTGCTGAGCAACGTGCTGCCCTTGAGAAAAACCCTGAAAGTAAAGTCTATTTATATAATACGGAATTATTCCAGTCTATCAACCCATTCTGGGTCATTGCATTAACTCCGGTTGTGGTAGGATTCTGGGCATTGTTAAGAAGAAAAGGAAAAGAACCTTTAACTCCTACTAAGATCGTTCTAGGGCTATTTATCTCAGGATTATCATGTCTTGTAATGGTTTTAGCGGTAATGGCTGGAGATAATGGATCTGTAAAAGTTTCTCCATTATGGCTAGTAGCAAGTTACGGTGTAATCACTATTGGGGAATTATGTCTTTCTCCAATGGGACTTTCTTTTGTTTCCAAACTTTCTCCTGCAAGGATTACCGCTTTAATGATGGGTGGATTCTTCCTCGCGAATTCTGTAGGAAACAAACTTTCTGGAATTCTGGCAAGCACATGGTATAGCTATGAAAACAAGACGAATTATTTCCTTGTGAATTTCGCTTTGTTAATATTTGCTACACTTTTAGGCCTTTCCATGTTAAAAAGATTAAATAAAATCATGAAGGAAAAAGGGCATTAA
- a CDS encoding peptide MFS transporter, translating to MDNIEAISPKPDELVENKSSRHPKGLWVLFGTEMWERFNFYGMRALLTLFMVNSLLIKEADAAIIYGGFLALCYLTPLLGGFIADKYIGNRFAIIVGGALMAIGQFLLFISASTFSADIGSAKMIMWLALFVIIFGNGFFKPNISSMVGSLYPKQEKSKLDSAFTIFYMGINIGAFLGQFICPYVGDVKDATTGVRDIFAFKWGFLAASIAMLIGTITFFILKNKYVVTPEGRPIGGLPKNSTTADFEEGESQTAKFSGQSLGITGVLFVALFFVFRYLLVGEFGFNSVEMGQMIKGIIYPFIYAAGISLAFLIMSSAENKIEKQRIWVIYIVSFFIIFFWAAFEQAGSSLTFIADNQTDRNIFGWNMPPSMVQIFNGIFVVILAVPFSLCWDKLRANGKEPVSPLKQAIGLALIALSYFIIAHNVKDLGSSGLLAIKWLMLLYFIQTCGELCLSPIGLSLVGKLAPKRFASLLYGVFFISNAAGYALAGTLGSILPATGDKFMTAKKQGIDLQAVLDKKHDASPKELFVLAQYNLAKVDKEALDNAGIKLDKVIEANNKTINDIKKADKNAEIKPEQLSYPSDTELAKLKSDNIIKVEYNKFAGFQIHNLFEFFMVFVILCGIASVILGLLSPILKKMMHGVN from the coding sequence ATGGATAATATTGAAGCAATAAGTCCGAAACCGGATGAATTGGTAGAGAATAAGAGCTCCAGACATCCAAAAGGATTATGGGTTCTATTCGGAACGGAAATGTGGGAGCGTTTCAACTTTTACGGAATGAGAGCACTTTTGACGCTCTTTATGGTAAATTCCTTATTGATAAAAGAAGCTGATGCAGCGATTATCTATGGTGGATTTTTAGCTTTATGTTATTTAACACCGCTTTTAGGTGGGTTTATTGCTGATAAATATATCGGAAACAGATTTGCTATTATTGTGGGTGGAGCCCTTATGGCAATTGGCCAATTCTTATTGTTCATCAGTGCCTCAACTTTCTCTGCGGATATTGGAAGTGCTAAAATGATTATGTGGTTGGCACTATTTGTTATCATTTTTGGTAATGGATTCTTCAAGCCTAACATTTCCTCAATGGTAGGGAGCCTTTATCCAAAACAAGAAAAATCTAAATTAGACTCTGCATTCACCATTTTCTATATGGGGATCAACATCGGAGCATTCTTAGGTCAGTTTATTTGCCCTTACGTAGGAGACGTAAAAGATGCTACAACAGGAGTAAGAGATATTTTTGCTTTCAAATGGGGATTCTTAGCAGCTTCCATTGCCATGTTAATTGGAACTATAACATTCTTTATCCTTAAAAATAAATACGTAGTAACTCCTGAAGGTCGCCCTATTGGAGGATTACCTAAAAACAGTACAACAGCTGATTTTGAAGAAGGAGAATCTCAAACTGCAAAATTCTCAGGTCAATCTTTAGGAATTACCGGAGTTTTATTTGTCGCTTTATTCTTCGTATTTAGATATTTATTGGTAGGTGAATTTGGATTTAACTCAGTAGAAATGGGACAAATGATTAAAGGAATTATTTATCCATTCATCTATGCAGCGGGTATTTCCTTAGCATTCCTGATTATGTCTTCTGCTGAAAACAAGATTGAGAAACAAAGAATCTGGGTAATCTACATCGTTTCTTTTTTCATTATCTTTTTCTGGGCAGCTTTTGAACAGGCAGGATCTTCATTAACATTCATTGCAGATAACCAGACTGACAGAAATATTTTCGGATGGAATATGCCTCCTTCAATGGTTCAGATTTTCAACGGAATCTTCGTTGTTATATTAGCCGTTCCTTTCAGTTTGTGCTGGGATAAGCTAAGAGCCAACGGAAAAGAGCCTGTTTCTCCCTTAAAACAAGCTATAGGTCTTGCTTTAATTGCTTTAAGTTATTTCATCATCGCCCACAACGTAAAAGATTTGGGAAGTTCAGGTCTATTGGCCATCAAATGGTTAATGCTTTTATACTTCATCCAAACTTGTGGAGAGCTTTGTTTATCTCCAATCGGATTATCATTGGTTGGTAAGCTGGCTCCAAAGAGATTTGCCTCTTTACTATATGGTGTTTTCTTTATTTCTAATGCTGCGGGATATGCATTAGCAGGGACATTAGGTTCTATTCTACCTGCAACTGGTGATAAATTTATGACTGCTAAAAAGCAAGGTATTGATTTACAAGCTGTGTTAGATAAAAAACATGATGCTTCTCCTAAGGAATTATTTGTTTTGGCACAATATAACCTTGCTAAAGTAGATAAAGAAGCTCTAGATAATGCGGGAATCAAACTTGATAAAGTTATTGAAGCCAATAACAAAACAATCAATGATATCAAGAAAGCAGATAAAAATGCAGAAATAAAACCTGAACAGCTTTCTTATCCATCAGATACGGAATTGGCAAAGTTAAAATCAGACAATATAATCAAAGTAGAATACAACAAATTTGCAGGATTTCAAATCCATAATTTATTTGAATTCTTCATGGTATTTGTGATACTTTGTGGTATTGCTTCTGTAATCTTAGGTTTACTTTCACCTATCTTAAAGAAAATGATGCATGGTGTAAACTAA